TCCGTATCTACTCCCGGATTGTCATACACCCACTGCGCCCAGCGAGCGTTAGTGGCGAGTTCTGAGAAATCGAGCTGATCGTAATACTGCTGGGGAAACGCCGGATTGAGCACCGCATACGGATCGTTGTGCACATTGTCGCCACCAACAACGGCGATGGTGAAGGTGATGTGTTCTTTGACAGGGATGTCAAAGGGTCCGAAGGAATAGACACTGATTACGGACCACCCCCTCGCTATCTCGTCCCCAAAGTACCACGACGGCATCCAGCCCTCGTGTTCCACCCCCGCAAACAACTGATCGTAAGCAATGTCGCCCCGGCCCATCACATAATAGAGGTTATTGTTGCTGCCCGGCCAGGCGTAGAAAGGATTGAACGATCGCCAAGGGTCGGTGTTGGTTGGCCTCCTCCTTGGCCCCCAGTCGCTATTGTAGTCGGCGTCCCAGGCAAACCAGGTGTAACCTACGTGGACAGGTCCTTGAGAGTTGCCAAGAAGAGTAACTCCCACCGCCCCGCGCTGTGACTGCCAGGTGAAACGCCCATCTACGGGATCGCCGTCGTTGTCCATGCTATAGGCAACGTTGAGAGTATCGCGAAAGTCGCAAATGTCATCTGCTGGGTAGTGGCGAAGGAAACCGGTCAAGTTGTCGCTTATCGGATACTCAAATAGCGCCGTACCAACACCGTTATACCAATAACCTATATACACATCAGTCAAGTCTCGATGCCCTACATTGGCAATCCCATAGTCAATAATGACGAAGTCGTCGACGGTTGCCCCGCTCCACGCCATGGACCGCTGAACGACCCGGAGACCGGTCGGGGCGAAGCGGCGCCAGTCCCAGGTGTGCGAATTGACGTCACGACCCGAAACCACGGTGTCCGCATAAGTACATTGGAGGTCCAACTCTGATCTCGCCTCGACTGAGAAGTATGGACTAGTCTGGTCATGGGAGCGGATGCGCCAAATGCCGCCGTATGACAGGGAATCAACTGCGAAATTAGAAAATGAAAAAACCGTGTCCTTTCCCGCGATACCGCCCGCTAACAGCATTCCATCAATGTAGGTATTCCCGCTACCTCGTGGATAAATACAGCCAAAAATAGAATCGCCAGTAATCGGATCCGCGAACGGAATGGGCACTATTCTATCCCATGAACCTTCCCAGTCGGGAAACCCCCAAACACCGGGCAGTACTGTCAATTGGATGTTTCCCTGGCTGTGGGCTGCTATGTCGGGATGCACACTTTGAGCATTGAGTTGGCCCCCTGCCAGGAGCGCAAGAATCGGCGCGTATCCACTTATGTGAATAACTTGGAGCCAATGCTTCAAGGCAACCATATGATCACCCTCAGGAGACATACTACTCTAAGATGAGGCCGCCCGTTCGCCGTTCCCAAGGTTCTATATTATAGTTCTACGAATATCGCGTCCACTCGTAAGAAACCATAGCTCCGCCAGAAGGAATAGTGCTCTCGCATCAATCAATCAGGACAGAGGTAGGTCCAATCGCACGGATCATTGCCCAGCTGTATACATTCCCAAACCCAATAACCCCTATAGACCCACTCTCCGTGTCCTTCTTTGAATACCCATTCCTCGTAAGGCGGAGGGCACCAGGCAACAACGCAACATGGTTCTGGTTCGGCCTGTGCCTTGCTGGCCATCGTGAAACCGATCGCGAACACAAACACAAACACAAAAAGGTAGCAGTACGCTACCACAACGTTCCTCGTATTCATGGGAATAACCGTCCTTTCTCTCCAAAGGAGATTTAAGGTTTCAGGAAAGGGACGGCGAATCGGGCGGCTTTTCATATTATTCCTTTGCACCGTAGGTCGAAACCCCTGCGGTTTCGACATCACGGCTGCGTACTTCCTCGAAAAACCGCTCGTAATCACTGGCCAACAGCGTATTCGCGTGAATCTCCTCGATCACGAGAGAACTGTTGACGAGCAAATTAAACGGAAATGTCTGAATCTCCAGCGCACTCTCGAAATATCGCTCCTCATCATATAAGATTGCACACCCCAAACCGTAATCCGCTCTGAGCTTTTGCAAGTGCAGCGGATTGGCGGAGGTGATCAGCAAGACATGTTCGTTGTCATCCGGACCGCGGGCGGATTCGCTCAGTCGCTCAAGCTCAATCAGGCAGGCATCGCAGTCCGGCTTGACAAATGTAATCAGCGTTTTATCAATCACCAACTCCGACAGCCGATGCCACTGGCCGTCGATGTCCTCAAGGCTGAAGTCCATGAGGGTATCGCCCACCTGGATCGTCCCCATCTTCCTCAGGATTGCGGCGGTCTGCTCGGAGGCCTGCTTGCGGTACTCATCGGTATTCCACATCCTCCGCAGCGCATCCACAATTCCAGCCGATTGTGTCCCAAGAAGATAGCCGACACCAAGGAGCGCTACCCCCCCATAATCACTACTTTTGTACTCTTGATTCGAACCATCGCGACCTCCCGTGCTTTCAGTTCTGCCCACCCACAGCAAGCTGTGGGCCACCAGTCACCAGTGGCGGGTATGAAGCAAACCCGCCCAACATCCGACAACAGAATACTCTACGCGAGTGTGTGACGCAAGTGGAAAAGCAACATGTACCCATCGCAAAAACTCCCCCCGGATAATCAACCGCCGCAATCATGGGTCGCCATCAGCAACATTGCTTCGCGACGCGGCGTATTGTACTTTGACTACGATGTTTGAACCAGGCCACACAAGGAGGCTGAGATTGCTTAAACGAATCATTGTCGCACTTGCGGCGGCGCTCGTGCTCGGTGCCGGGTCGGCGTGGGCGGATTTCCAACTCGATGTCCGGGAATTCCGTCTCGACAACGGCCTGACAATCCTGATGCTGGAGAATCACACCGCCCCGGTTATCACCTACTACACCTTCTACAAAGTCGGTTCGCGCAACGAGCGACGGGACAACTCCGGGGTCAGCCATTTCTTCGAACACATGATGTTCAACGGTGCGGAGAAATATGGTCCGAAGATGTTCGACCAGGCGCTCGAATCGAAAGGCGGACAGAACAACGCATACACCAGCATGAATGTGACGGCCTACTATGAGGATTTCCCGGTCGAAGCGCTCGAGCTCGTGTTCGACCTTGAATCCGACCGCATGGCCAACCTTGCCCTGGAAGAAGAGAAGGTCAAATCCGAGGCTGGAGTGATATCGGAAGAACGGCTGGTCGGGGTAGACAACGACAACGAGGGCATCATGTACGAGGAACTCTTCGCCACCGCATTCATAGCGCACTCGTACGGCGCTCCCGTTCTCGGCTGGATGGAGTCGATCAGGAATTTCAACCGGGCCGACTGCGTGGAGTATTTCAAGACGTACTACGCCCCGAATAACGCCGTGGTGGCTATCGTGGGGGATATCGACACTCAGAAGACGCTCAAATTAGCGAAACAATATCTGGGCGGGCTGCCGCCCGGACCGCCGCCACCCAGGGTCCCGCGATACGAGCCGGAGCAGCGCGGCGCCAAACGGGTCTTTATCGAACGGCAGGCCGAGCACGAGCATATCATGCGTGGCTATCACATCGGTGACAAGGACAGCCCCGACCTGTTCACGCTGGAGGTGATCCAGTTTATCCTGACCACCGGTGAATCCAGCCGGATGCACCAGTCGCTGGTCAACGATCTGCAACTGGCCCTCTATCAATATGGCGGGTTCGAGTGGGGGCTTGACCCGTCGCTGTTTTACTACTACGTCGCGGTCGCTCCAGGCGTGGATTACGAAGCCACCGAGAGGGCGTTTGACTCGGTGCTTAACGAATTGACCGACAACGGCCCCACTCCCGACGAACTCCAGAAAGCCAAGAACAGCCTTACCGCCAATTTCTACAAAAACTACAAGACCAACAACGGCACCGCCCATGAGCTGGCGCGCTACCAGACGCTCTACGGAGACTGGAAGGCGATGTATAACTTCGTGCCGGGTGTCGAGGCGGTGACTGCCGGTCATGTAAAGGAAGTGATGGAGAGGTATTTCAAGTCGAAGAATTCCACCACCGTGATTCTTGTCCCCGAAGGAGGCCAGTCATGAAGCGGGTGATGATCATTGTGTCGATGGCCGTGCTCCTGTCCAGTGCGGTGACAGCGAAGATCACGCTTCCAACTAGTAACGAATTCAAACTCGATAACGGTTTGACTGTAAGTGTTATCGAGCGCCCGCAGCTGCCGTTGTTCTCGCTGCAGCTGACCTTCCGGGCCGGGTCGACTTTTGACCCGGCGGGCAAAGAAGGGCTGGCGTCGCTGGCCAGCGACATGCTTATGCGCGGCACGGCAACTCGCAGCGACAAGCAGATAGCTGATCAGATCGCGTTCGGCGGCGGCACGATGACCAACACCTGCGGGTTCGTGGCGGCCGGTTTCAACGGTGAGTTTCTCACCACGCAGGGCGAGCAGGCGATTGAAATTCTCGCCGACCTGGTACGTAACTCGACCTTTGCCACCGAGGAACTCGAGAAAACTCGCACCCGCACGCTCGGATTCCTGCAAAGCCGACGGGAGAATCCGGGCACGGTGGCCAACGACGCTATCTGGGAGGCGATTCTGGGCGACAGCCGGTACGCGCACTTCAGCGGCGGATTGTCTCACTCGGTGCAGGCGCTGACACGGGATGATATCGTGCAATTCGCGCAGAACCACTACACCCCGGACAACTGCATCCTGGTTGTGTGCGGTGACATAACGACTGCCTCGGTGCGCGAGTGGGTCACAAAATACTTCGGTGACTGGACCGGCCGGGCTGTGCTCGCGCCCGAAGAGACGTCGTTCCCAACTGTCACCGGTCGCGAGGTGGTCATCTACGACAAACAGGATGCCACACAAACACAGATCAGGATCGGCGGCAACGGCATACCGCTGAATCATCCGGACTACCCCGCACTCGAAGTGGCGCGCACGGTTTACGGCGGCACGTTTGCGTCGCGGTTGATGGATGAGATCAGAGTAAATCGCGGTCTCACCTATGGCGTGAGCTGCCGCGCGTCGCGGTTCAAGCCGGGCGGGCTGCTCTATGTCACGACCTTCACGAAGAACGCGACTGTCGCCGAGGTTATCGATATCATCTTCAGCGAGGCAGTGCGTATACAAGAAGAACCGATGCCGGATTCCGAGTTGGCCGACGGCGCGAATTATCAGTGCGGCACGTATCCGCTCGATTTTGAAACGAACGATGCGCTGGCCAGCGTGTTCGCCAACATGTGGTTGAACAACCTCGATAAATCGTTTTACGAGGACTTCCAGGAGAGACTTCGCGCGGTAACTGTGCCGCAAGCGATGGCTGCGGCGAGGTCGTATTTCCCTCGTGACATCTACAAGCTGGTGCTGGTTGGGAAGGCAGACGAGATCAAGTCACAGGTGGAGAAATACGGCCCGGTGACGGTGCGACCGTTCACCCAGTAGGTCGGGTTCACGAGCGCCGAGCGGAGCGAGGCGCGAGCAACCCGACATCTCTTCAAGTGATCGGCAGGCCTCCGGGCCTGCCGCGACACAAGACGCCGGTCTTGTGATCCTGCCCGTCGCACTCGGCGGGGTCCCGCTACGGCGGGCAGACGAAGCAGGCCCGCCCTACTCGCCGATGACTTTCACGAGCACTCGCTTGCGGCGGCGGCCGTCGAACTCGCCGTAGAATATCTGCTCCCACGGTCCGAAATCAAGCTTGCCGTTCGTGATTGCCACCACCACCTCCCGCCCCATAACCTGGCGTTTGAGGTGGGCGTCGGCGTTGTCCTCGCCGGTAGCGTTGTGGCGATATTGTGAGATTGGCGCGTGGGGCGCGAGCCTCTCGAGCCACTTTTCGTAGTCATCGTGAAGGCCGGATTCGTCGTCGTTGATAAACACCGATGCGGTTATGTGCATCGCATTGACCAGCACCAGCCCCTCTTTAACTCCGCTCGCCCGCACACAGCTTTCGACTTCAGGAGTGATGTTGATGAACGCTCGCCGCGACGGCACCTGGAACCAGAGCTCCTTGCGGTACGATTTCACGCCCGCTGCTCCTGGGTCTTGCCAAGGGGGTAGGTTTCCTCGATCTGATGAATCGCCCGTTCCGATGAGAGAAAACTCGAGAACAGGCAAAACTCCCTGACCTCAAACGACGGCAGACGGAACAACCCATACTGGCTGAGATACGTGGCCAGCCGACCGGGCGGAGTCTCGCGGATTTTCGCCAGGCCGACATGCGGGGCGAATTTCCGCTTCTCATGTTCGAGCCCGGCCCGCACCAGAGTCGTTTCAACCTTGTTGCGAAGCTGTTTCAGGCGGTCGTTGCCGTCGACCCCGGCCCAGAGCACCTGCGGATCGCCACGCGGAGGGAAGTAGCCGGTGCCTTTGATCGTAATCTCGAACGGCTCCAGCCGAATAGTCGCCAGCGCCTCGCGGGCATCACGAAACACCGCCCCGTCCACCTCACCGATAAACTTCAGCGTAATATGCATCTGCGACTGGTCCACCCACTTGGCGCCAGGAAGACCATTGCAGATTTCGGTAAGGCCCTGCTTGATTTGGTCCGGGAGATCGATGGCTACAAAGAGTCGGTACATGTTGAACTCCTTTAATGGGACAACGCGCGGCGGCCCTGGCCCGTTCCAATAAGTAAGATCTGTGATGGCCCGTTGTCAATTCACTTGCCGGAGCGGACCAGCTTCAGGATTTGCGGCAATTCCGCGCCATCTCAGTGACGGCGGCCTGATACCGCAAATGGCGGTTGCAGCGAAGGACATACTCGCGCTCGTGGGGGCAGCCCTTGCCACGGATGACGCCGACCAGGTCGGATTTCTCTTTGGAAGTCCATCGTGCGAGGTCAGGAATGCCGACAAGCATCGGGGCCATCCGCTCCAGCGCGATACGTTCGTCCTTCGTCCATCGCCCCGTCCCGCGAATCCCGAGCAGGCGTGTAATACTTGCCACCGAACGCCTGATTCCCTCTTTCCGGTCACCGTCATATCTCTGCGCAAGCAGTCGTGTGACGGCGTACCCCAGGTCGGCGACAGAAAGCTCCTGCCAGTTGTTCATCATGTTCGGATCCCAGTGGAAGAACACATCGCCCTTGGAGAGGCGCTTCATCGTTTTGAGCGGCGTGCGATAGTTGGCCCGGCTTCGGATTTTCGTGTACTCTCGGTCAGCCAGTCTGCGTACGCGCGGGTTAACCGAGCGGAAACCGAGCTTGTAATAGAACCAGAATGCACCAGAACGAAGAGCCTCGTCATCATCATAGCCCATCTGCGTCTTGCGGACGACAAACGCTCTCGATCCGAAGTGATGGTAAAAGAGCCGGAAAAACTGCTCTATCGCGAACGACGATTCTCCGCCCCGGAACGCCGGAAATGTATTGATGGCGATCTCCACGCGATCAAATAGTGTGGCTGCCACACCGTATCCGACAGCGATTCCATTACGAACGAGCATCGCGCCGAAATTCGTTTCCAGCGGCAGGCGCACGTCCGGTAACATGCCGTAGATCAGTATCTGCAGGCCGCGTCCCGGCTCGACCAGGTAGACTTCGGCAGGATTCGCGAAGGTAATCGGAAAGAGTTCGCGGTTGCGTACTGCCAGGGCCTCGTTGATGGCCTGCACGTATACTCGACCGTCGCGCAGAGAGAGCAGCCGTAGCGGCGAGGCCGGCTTGGCGAGTTCCGCCCGCAAATCCGTCGTACGTCGCAGGAACGGCGTGTGCTGGTAATATATCGTATGTGCGGGCAAGCGCGCGAGGGTGCGCGACGCGGCCGAATCGCCCAGCTTCCAGAGCACCGGCAGGTCCAGGTCATCGTAAAAGTATTGCCGAAGCTCGACCGGCAAATCCGATGAACTCAGAAGCTTGACTAGCTCCTGAAGTCGCGACCTTGTGTTACGCCCCCTGGCCATCTCCAGCCACTTCTCGATATCGAAATCATCATCGTTTTCGAGAGCGTCATTCTCCTGCCAGGCGGCGACAAAGGGGAAGAAGTTCTGAAGTTTGGCTGACAGATCATCACTGTCGGCGTCAGGACCGACGTCCATAAAATCCGCATACTTGGCATGCAGCCGCCAAGTCATTTCGTAGCTGTATGGGTGGGTGGTTTCGGTGCGGGCCATGCCGGTGTTGGCCAGCCTGCGACCGCGATTGTCACGCGAATGCAGCTTGTACCTGTCGACGCGTTGGCCGAATTGTCGGAGTTCTCGTTCCGCGATGCGGGCGATTTTCGGAGAGTCCGGGAACGCTCTCAGGAAAAGCAGCAGATCGTGATAGGCCGTAAGCTCCGATGGCTTCAGAAGGCTGGTACGGGACAATCTCGTGAGTATCGCAATCTTCTGAGCTGTCGCATCCGATTCGAAGCTGCTTCGCAGCTCTTTGAGTTGCTGAAGCAACTCGGACGTCGGCTTTGGCCTGGCTTTGGGCATGGGTATCGGATTCCTCCGTCACGACGGTTTGCGAAGGATAGCTGTCCGGATCGGCTCTGTCAATCAGACCTGTTATTCGATACCCCGGACAGGC
This sequence is a window from Candidatus Zixiibacteriota bacterium. Protein-coding genes within it:
- a CDS encoding redoxin domain-containing protein; this encodes MWNTDEYRKQASEQTAAILRKMGTIQVGDTLMDFSLEDIDGQWHRLSELVIDKTLITFVKPDCDACLIELERLSESARGPDDNEHVLLITSANPLHLQKLRADYGLGCAILYDEERYFESALEIQTFPFNLLVNSSLVIEEIHANTLLASDYERFFEEVRSRDVETAGVSTYGAKE
- a CDS encoding pitrilysin family protein, producing the protein MLKRIIVALAAALVLGAGSAWADFQLDVREFRLDNGLTILMLENHTAPVITYYTFYKVGSRNERRDNSGVSHFFEHMMFNGAEKYGPKMFDQALESKGGQNNAYTSMNVTAYYEDFPVEALELVFDLESDRMANLALEEEKVKSEAGVISEERLVGVDNDNEGIMYEELFATAFIAHSYGAPVLGWMESIRNFNRADCVEYFKTYYAPNNAVVAIVGDIDTQKTLKLAKQYLGGLPPGPPPPRVPRYEPEQRGAKRVFIERQAEHEHIMRGYHIGDKDSPDLFTLEVIQFILTTGESSRMHQSLVNDLQLALYQYGGFEWGLDPSLFYYYVAVAPGVDYEATERAFDSVLNELTDNGPTPDELQKAKNSLTANFYKNYKTNNGTAHELARYQTLYGDWKAMYNFVPGVEAVTAGHVKEVMERYFKSKNSTTVILVPEGGQS
- a CDS encoding pitrilysin family protein, with the protein product MKRVMIIVSMAVLLSSAVTAKITLPTSNEFKLDNGLTVSVIERPQLPLFSLQLTFRAGSTFDPAGKEGLASLASDMLMRGTATRSDKQIADQIAFGGGTMTNTCGFVAAGFNGEFLTTQGEQAIEILADLVRNSTFATEELEKTRTRTLGFLQSRRENPGTVANDAIWEAILGDSRYAHFSGGLSHSVQALTRDDIVQFAQNHYTPDNCILVVCGDITTASVREWVTKYFGDWTGRAVLAPEETSFPTVTGREVVIYDKQDATQTQIRIGGNGIPLNHPDYPALEVARTVYGGTFASRLMDEIRVNRGLTYGVSCRASRFKPGGLLYVTTFTKNATVAEVIDIIFSEAVRIQEEPMPDSELADGANYQCGTYPLDFETNDALASVFANMWLNNLDKSFYEDFQERLRAVTVPQAMAAARSYFPRDIYKLVLVGKADEIKSQVEKYGPVTVRPFTQ
- a CDS encoding secondary thiamine-phosphate synthase enzyme YjbQ; the protein is MKSYRKELWFQVPSRRAFINITPEVESCVRASGVKEGLVLVNAMHITASVFINDDESGLHDDYEKWLERLAPHAPISQYRHNATGEDNADAHLKRQVMGREVVVAITNGKLDFGPWEQIFYGEFDGRRRKRVLVKVIGE
- the thpR gene encoding RNA 2',3'-cyclic phosphodiesterase, translated to MYRLFVAIDLPDQIKQGLTEICNGLPGAKWVDQSQMHITLKFIGEVDGAVFRDAREALATIRLEPFEITIKGTGYFPPRGDPQVLWAGVDGNDRLKQLRNKVETTLVRAGLEHEKRKFAPHVGLAKIRETPPGRLATYLSQYGLFRLPSFEVREFCLFSSFLSSERAIHQIEETYPLGKTQEQRA